The Terriglobales bacterium genomic interval GAGTGCGTCTGACGGTCCCGTTCGTCTCGTGGTCCCATCCGACAAACGTCCGGCTCGATGGGTGCGCATGCTCACAAGTCTGGAGATCCAGCGTCCGCAGACGTAGGCAAGCCTACCGTCCGTTTGGTTTCATGGACTGGTGCGCAGATTTTCGCAATGCGGCCATTTTTGCGCAAACTCATCGGCGCTTGCCGCTTCAGCGCGTTGCGAAAAGAGTCGCTTGAGCAGCGCTTCGTGAAGTCCTGATCGCGGTCGGCGCAACAATCCGAAATCACGACGAGTTGGTAGTCTGGCATCACACGCCTCGAGCACGTTGAGAGAATGACGCCACTGGTCGCAATTCCGAACAAGGCCGTTGTCGATAATGCTCTCCTTCTGTACGTGTTCGGAGTACGCGGCTGATCGTATACACAGGATCGATCGTAGATGCATGAATTGTCACTATGTGCTTGCGCGCGACAACCGCAAGAGACGGGTTTGACCCCTTTACTCGTCCTCGGCGACAATCCTGGTTCGGTCACGAAGACTCAGGAGCGACCATGACTCATGACGCGGCCGTTTTGAAAGCCCGCGACTCTGCCAGTCGCGTGTTGGCGCCATCCGCAGCGCAAAACGATAAGGCGGGGCGATTCTCTACCGAGGCTATCGCGTCGCTGGGTGAGTCCGGACTGCTTGGGCTGATGCTGCCCGCTAATGTTGGCGGTCTAGGATTAGGTCCCCACACGTTTGCGGCTGTTATCGCCACGCTCGCCGAGGCAGATGCTTCGGTCGCCATGGTGTATCTCATGCACATTCTCGGCGCGGCGGCGATCTCGGCAGCGCGTCCAGGCGCGACTCGGGCAGTCACGCCCATATTGCAAGCGATCTCTGCAGGTCGCCACTTATCCACTCTGGCATTCAGTGAAGCCGGCTCGCGCAGCCATTTCTGGGCGCCGATATCGCGGGCACGGCGGAATGGTGACGGCGTACACATAAGCGCGAAGAAATCGTGGGTGACCAGCGCGGGGCAAGCGCAGAGCTATGTCGTTTCTGCGCTTGCTCCTGAAGGCGCTGGACCTACCGATTCGACTCTTTACTTTGTTGGAGCGGGGACACGCGGCCTTTCAGTTGCCGGCCCCTGGGATGGTTTAGGACTTCGCGCCAACGCCTCGGCGCCGATTGCGCTGGACGATTGCGAGGTTCCATCCGATTTTCAGCTTACGGATGACGGCGCGGGCTTTCCGACCATGATGAACGTGGTGCTCCCGCTGTTCAATTTGGGATCAGCAGCCGTGGCTTTGGGATTGTGTCGAGCGGCAGTCGCCGGGACTACGTCGCACCTCAAGAGCGCAAAATTCGAGCATCTCGGCCGGAGCCTCGGCGAGAGTCTGCCTACGCTGCGCGCGCAACTCGCGACGATGCAGATTGACACCGACGGGCTGTCGGCGCGCATCGACGATTTGATCGAGCATCTTGAAAAGCCGCGCGAGACGACCATGCTGCGCGTGCTCGAGAGCAAAGCCGCTGCAGGCGAGGTCGCTATCAGCGTTACCTCAGCAGCAATGCGGGTTTGCGGCGGGGCTGCGTTCTCAAAGCATTTGGGCATCGAGCGCCTCTTCCGCGACGCGCACGCGGGCGCTGTTATGGCGCCAACGGTCGACGTTCTGCGCGAGTTCATCGGGAAATCCCTTTTGGGAATGCCGCTCTTCTGAGACACGCCTGCGGAGACGAAGAGAGTGTTTTGTGAAACGCAGATGAAGAAAACGTGGAGGGCCTAATGAGCAAAACAATCTGGGTCGGCGCTGTTGCATACAATCCGAAAGTGGTTTCGATCTGGGAAGGGATGCGGCGCTACTTTCACGAGGAAGCGCATCTTCCCGTTGAGGTCGTGCTATTTCAGAGCTACGAGGCGCAGGTCCTCGCGCTCCTTGCCCAACCGGGCGAGGCTGTGCCGCGTATCGATATCGCCTGGAACACAAACCTTGCCTACCTGCAGGCTGATGAGTGGAGCGGCCACGCCTGTCGCGCGATCGCCATGCGCGACACCGATCTCGGCTGGATGACCAAGATCGTCGCGGTCACGGGAGGACCCATTTCTACGCTCGCCGATCTGAAAAATCGGACGCTCGCGCTTGGCAGTCGAGACAGCGGACACGCTGCGATTCTTCCCGTTCACTTTTTGGAACAGCAAGGCATGCGCGAGGGAAGGGATTACCGGGCGCTGCGCTTCGACAGCGACGTAGGTAAACATGGCGATACCGGGACCAGCGAAGTAGAAGTGGTGCGCGCCGTCCTTGACGGACGAGCCGACGCCGGCGCTATCGGCAGCCCATTCTGGAACACTGTGCGTAACGACCGCCTGGTGCCCGAAGGCGGCCTTCGTGAGCTATGGTCCTCTCCGGCATACAACCATTGCATGTTCACGGCGAGGCCTGACCTCGACGCAGATCGGGAACGCCGGTTTGTCGAAGCGCTCTCAGCCATGAGCTACGAAAACCCGGTTCATCGCTCCATTCTCGACGCCGAAGGGCTGCAGCGTTGGCTAACGCCTCACCTCGATGGTTACGCTGCCTTGCGGCAAGCCGCGGCGCAGCAGGGATTCTTTCAGCAGGCCTTTGCTAAGTCGGCGTGAGTGACTGAGGCAATCTGGTTTCACAGGCTGCGAAAAATTGACATGCTCGGTGTTTTCGGACCAGCTGAAGCTTGAGACAATGGCGCCCTCGGGGAACGAGGGAGTCATGAAGCAAACGCGATTCACCAAGAGCAGATGGTCACGATCCTCCGACAGGCCGACGACAAGAGGAGGAGACTGTCGTGAATCAGAAACAGTTGCGAACGACGCTCGCACATCCCACGCCGGAGCTCCCGGTTGAGGACGTGGAGCGGGCTCAGCAGCATTATCGCGATGCGCTCGGCTTCGAGATTGGTTGGTTATATCCAGGAGGCGATATCGGTGCCGTCTCGCGTGATAACGTCGCGATTTTCTTTCGCAGGAGAGGCCGCCCATTCGAACCTGCTGTTCACTGGGTATTTGCGGCGGACATTGACGCGACTTACGAGGAATTGCACTCGCGGGGCGCACGAATCGTTGAACCCCTCGAGAAGAAGCCTTGGGGTATCCGCCAGTTCACCGTGGAAGATATCGATGGAAACCGCTTCTATTTTCACTGCGACTGACGGACTACGGCCGCTCTACGAGCACCCTTAAGGTCCGAAGCCAACCGCGTAGACAACGTTCATGCACAGTTAAAAATCCTCGCCAGCTTGTTCGTGTGTTCGCCTTCACGGTCGAAGGCACGTCGGACGGCTGCGAAGGACTCGGAAAGAGGAAAGATGTCGCGCGTCACCAGCAGATCGGCATCTTCCGCGCCCACTGGATGCCAATACACGCCGTCAGCGGTAATCGTAACTTCCGGTACTAGATCGGCTCGAGTGACGGCGACACCGTCGCTGGCAGCACCACGCAACGCGATACGGCGTATGACTCGGTCTTCTGCCGCAATCTTCTCTTCGTCGAGCAACTGACGAAACTCCTCGGCCTCGGCATCGGTCGAAACGGTTGCAGCCAATCGCACTCGAAATCCCTGCGCACGGGCGTACTGAATACCTTCGCGTGCTCGCGCCCATGTTCCGGGCCCACGATGGAGGTCGTGCCGGCCTGGCGTCGCACTGTCCAAGCTGATTTGCAGGACAATTCGCTCGCGGGGCAGCGCTCGCAAGCTTTCGATGCGTCGTCCGGCAAAGAGCATTCCGTTGGTCAGGACTGTGGTCGGGGCGGCTGCAGAGCAAGAAAGCAGAATGTCGCCGATATCTTCCAGGAGAAACGGCTCGCCTCCGGTTACGAAGATTTCTTTGACGCCGAGCTCCGCCGCTTCGCGAGTGATCCGCTGTATGCGTGCCAGCCCTAGTTCCCGTCGCGGCGCTGTGGGCGAGGAACGCACGCAGCAGTAGTCGCAATGCAGGTTACAGTCGAAGTTCGTATAGAGCCAAAGGCGTGAGCCCACCGGCCGATTGTCTTCGGCAGGCACCGGAACAGTTCCATAACGGAACACCCACCGCGTCCGCCCATTTTCGACTGTGGTCTCCAGCAGTGGGTTTCCGGTAAACCGGCTCCACGTTTCCAGCTCAGGTCCAATACTCTCTTCGTCACCGACAACCGCGATTAAATCACCCGGGCGGCTGCGATGCAGCGCAGCGATCAACTCCATTAGCAGACCAGACGCAAAGGTCTTTCGCCCAACATCGAGATCGATCGCAGCCTTCACCGGATCGCGGACGCTTTACAGAAAAGCCACATCACTTCGTTTGACCCGCACACCGTCTGTTACTGTGCGTTGATCCACTTGTCCGAGCCCGCCACTTTCACTGCTAAGTTAGAAATGAAGATGTGCAGGGGCTTGCCATCGGCGGTACCGCGGTGCTCCGTTGAGATCAGCACAGGACCTGCCTTTTTGTAGCCTGCCCAGGTTGCAGTCACCAGGCTCGGTTTCCTGGGCCCGCCACGGTGATAGACCATTTGTACGACGCGGTTATCTTTGCCGACGTAGAGGTCCCATGTATCCCCGGGCGTGTAACCACCAGCTTCCGAGGGATACTTCACCACCACGAGCCTGGCTGAGCCCGCGCCGACAGGCAGTTTTTTCATACCTTCATCGGTCACGGTGGCGCTGGTGTCCCAGAAAGCATGGAACGGGAAGATAAGCCAGTAGTTATCGTTAATGAAAGCCGGATCAACTTCGTTTTTCACGGAGTCGGGTTGGCTGCTAAGGTCGGTGCGCACGTAGGTAGCCTTGACCGGCTTACCGTCCTTATCCTTCCCCTCGTAAGAAACCTTGTTGGTCTTGGGCTCCCACTCCCATGTGTGAGCAAGTTTGAACACTCCGGGGATCTCCCCGTTCCAGGTGTAGCGGATCGCATCGACTTGATTCCACGAATCGATGCCATAAGTTTTGGCGATCTGCTCGAGAATTGGCGCGCGCTGTTGCGCCCAGGAGTTTGAAGCAAGGAATACCACGCCAACAAATAGGAAACGGATCATCGTTGAACGGCCCAGCTTTTTCATGGAGATCCTCCTCAATCAATGAAACAAATGTCGCTTGGATGACGCACAAGGGTTCCTGGATACAACAATTACAGTTCGTGCAGTCGGCTTCACTCTACTTGGCTCGCCCGCATTGTAATGTGGCTGATCGTGTCATCCGGCGCAAAGCGAGAATTGCGCCGGCCGCTGCCAGGCATCCGTATTCCAGCAGCATTACCCAACCAGGAAGCGCTCCCCATGGACGCCCAAGTGTGCGGAAGTGCCACATTATATATGTCGGGAAAATGCTCACAGTCCAGAGGATGATCAGCAACGTTGAGGCCGACGTCACAAATGGTAACAGCCACAGAAGATACCAGGGGAATACGACGGGTGCGCACAAAAGGGAAGCTGCCATTGGCCAGGCAAATGTCTCCGGAGACCACTCGGTCGCTGCACTTCTCAGCCAGATTGCAGTCACTAGTCCCACGAGAACAGCCAGCGCAGCTAACAACTGCGGAGGCGCCACGCGATCGAGTGCCGCAAACACCGGACCATTAAAGCGGAAACCCTGCACATATGCGCCAAGCGAGCCGATCGGAATCCGCCCGTGATCAAGAAATGGAACGTACAGGAGAGCGACCACGGCTGCCGCCAGCGCAGCGTCGCGAATGCGAACCCGCTTCCAGTAAAGGGGCAAGAGTACGACCGGAAGAAATTTCACTGCAACAGCTAGCCCAAATGCGACGGCCGCAGTCGCGCGCCATCGACGCACCAGCGCAGCGCCGGAAACAAGCAGCAATAGCGCGCCAACAATGTCGATGTGCCCGCTTCCCGCCACTTCAATGGCCAACAACGGGTTCCAGGCGAACGCCAGGACCAGGTGCGCTCCCTGCTTACCACGCAGTAGATCGAGCAACACCAAAACAATCGCGAGCTCGCAAAGCACAAATGCCACTTTCAGTGCAAAGGTGGACTCCTGAATGGAGGTAACTGCGCGAAAAAAAAGCTGCGCTCCCGCCGGATATGGGCTTGGGAGATCCGGGTTGTTCAAGTTGCGGGTTTCCGGGGTATGCAGTCCCTTAACGGCAGGATCGCTGGGAACGACAATATAGGGGTTGTAGCCGAGCCTCTGCAGGCGGCCATCCCAAACATATCGATGGACATCATCATCAGCGCCCGGGGGCACCCGAAGAAACTCAATGTGCCAAACAGCAGCCAGCACGAGCCCAATGACGACAACGCGTCGGGAAAATCTTGGCGACGCGAAAAACTCACGAATCGCTAACAGGTACGCAATGCCCGCAAGCGTCAAAGACGCCATGAAGTACGGCCCGCCCCTGTCGCCGAAGTTGCGTGAGCAGATCGTTAACGCGACGCACAACATGACGCCGAGGACGTACACCCTCCACTCGGAGGCGACCTTCACAGTTCTCCCGTGCCCGTCCGCAAATGCGCGACCGCAAGCTCCCACTCTTTAAGCCACCCCGCCGTGCGTGGCGCCCTCGCCGGAGCCAGACGCAACTCCGCTGCCAGGCGAGTGAGATCATCAGCTACATCAATGTCCCAAAATGGATCTGCGAAACCTACGGAGAGCTCAAGAGCTCGTGCGCGCGAGAGGAGTCTTTCCAGCGCACTGCTGGTGCCCATTCCATCGCCTGCAAAAAGCGCAGGATGCGAAGCTTTTGCACCTACTAGATAGTAGCCTCCGTCATGCGTTGGTCCCACGATTACGTCATACGCGGCCAGCGTTTCGAACGCGTCTTCGAGAACAGAACGCGGCAGGTGGGGGCTGTCACTGTTGAAGGCAATGGTGCGTCGTCGACGGTCTTCCGCGAAGTGCGCAAATACCGAAATGAGGCCCGCGGCAAGACCTTCACCTTTTTGGGCAACTACGCTCGCTGCGCTGCCTGCCAATTGAGCCAGCTCATTTACGTCGGTGTCCGGGCACATGATGGCAACTTCCAGATCGCCCAATGACCGTGCCAACGCGAGAGTGTCGTCCATAAGACAGCAATAGAAATCAGTGACAGCCGCGGGAGAAAGGGCGGACGCCAGGCGAGTCTTGACCGCGCCTGGCCTTGGTGCTTTCGCCATAATTACCAGCACACGATCACTACATGAAGAACCCACCACCGTCTCGCTTTCGGGTTTCATAAAATTCTGACGCGGAACTAAGCTGGCCGTGGCGTGCCGGCTCTTCGATGCCGCAAATAGTATCGCGCTATCAAACTGAGAATGAACCAGGCGGCGCCGACCGTGCCTTTCAGCGTACCGCCGATCTTCGATTTTCCGATACGCGGGTGATAGCTCACCGGGACTTCAACCACGCGAAATCCCGCGACGGCACCCTTCAGGATCATCTCAACCGCCCAGCCATAAGTGGTCTCCTCCAGGGCGAGCGCGCGTAGAACATCTGCGCGGCCAGCCCGAAATGGGCCAAGATCACTGATGTCTAGTCCATAGAGAAGCCTGATCAGACAGGCGGCGAGACGATTACCAAACACCTGATGCCAAGGCAACGCCCCCACAGAACCCCGCTCCTGGAGGCGGGAACCGAGCGTGATGTCCGCACGCCCCTCAGTGATTGGCGCTAAGAGAATCGGCAGTTCAGAGGGCCGATCGCTGTAGTCGCCATCAAGGAACACAACCACGTCAGGAGAATTTGCCGTTGCCAGACCCGTGAGGCACGCTCGCCCATAGCCGCGGCGGGGTTCCTGAACCACGCGGGCTCCCATTCTTGCAGCGATCTCGGGCGTCCCGTCATTCGAGTTGCTGTCGACAACGATGACCTCCGTCGTGAGATCGGACGGGAGATCCGCTAAAACGCGCTCAATCGCCTCCGCTTCATTATGGGTGGGGATGATGACGGAAACTCGCACGTGAACTCGGCCCAATTACCACCACGGAGAAGATGGCCACCGTCGCGACAGCAGGGCGTCAACGCCCCATCTCCGGCCAGCGCGTCCGACAGCGAGCCCGAGCGATGCGAGCACCGGGACCAGCAGTTCCCAGATCCAGGCAGTGCCCAACTCGGAAATCCAAAGGCTGCCGAGAAACAGAAAAGCGACAAACGCAGCCGGTCGGGTGAGCAGACCGATGACGAGCAGGATACCGAGAGAGATCTCGGTCAATCCCTGCATGGGAGCTGCAATCGCCGCGTGCTTTGCCGCCAGGCCCATCACTGCCTTCCATGCGGCCGGCGCGTGACTTGCCTTGAGGTAATAACTGATCAAACCTGCGTAGCCTCCCGAAGTGTAAAGACCCTTGGCCAGATTTTCGAAGAAGACCCAGATAAACATTGCGCCTAGCGTGAGACGAACTATTGCCAGCCCGCTTGTGGCATCGCGCAAGCTGGTCGCTCCGGTTGTCTGGTTTTGCGCTGGACTGAGGTTTGCCGCCATCATAGACCTCTTCTCAAGGAATTCGACCCGCGACTGAGTGGGATGGCAATCTTAAACCCTTGTTCCTGTCCGTGCCAGATGGACGCAAGGAACGCGAAAGCGCAAGTTTTCATATTCCGGCTCGAAATACGAATCACGCGCGGCGCGTACACGTTTCGAAACGGCTGGAGGCTCCGAAAGAACAGCGACAATTACAGCGATTCTTGCGCGATGACGTTGAGAAGCGTGGAATTTTGCCCAAAATGCGCAAATTTCGTTCCGAGGCAGGGATTTAACAGGGATCTCGCTCGATTTCCGCGAAACCTCTACATTCTTCTTGGCTTAGTGCTCTTTCCCTGCGATATCGCAAAAAAGATCAGGGATCTTGCAGGGATTTTTCGTTCCATAATGGAACTGGGGTCAGAGCGGACCTAGCCTCGCCTGGAAAGAAATCCAAGAGCATGAATCGAAGATTCCGGCGTTCGCCTTTGGAGGCTACCTCCCCGGCGGCCAGAACTTCTGCGAATTAGTAATAAAGGAGAGGACCGCCGGGCGCCTCGCCCGGATTTGTTCAGGACCGTCGGGCGCCCACGCCCGGGTTTTCTGACAAGGAACCTATTGTCCCCTAAATTTCGCTCCCTAAAGCTTCAGCATTTCGCCTCTTCGAGCTCATGCTGGGCTTTCACATATCGTGCCTCCGGCACTTCCAGGATCGCCCTTGTTAC includes:
- a CDS encoding acyl-CoA dehydrogenase family protein, which produces MTHDAAVLKARDSASRVLAPSAAQNDKAGRFSTEAIASLGESGLLGLMLPANVGGLGLGPHTFAAVIATLAEADASVAMVYLMHILGAAAISAARPGATRAVTPILQAISAGRHLSTLAFSEAGSRSHFWAPISRARRNGDGVHISAKKSWVTSAGQAQSYVVSALAPEGAGPTDSTLYFVGAGTRGLSVAGPWDGLGLRANASAPIALDDCEVPSDFQLTDDGAGFPTMMNVVLPLFNLGSAAVALGLCRAAVAGTTSHLKSAKFEHLGRSLGESLPTLRAQLATMQIDTDGLSARIDDLIEHLEKPRETTMLRVLESKAAAGEVAISVTSAAMRVCGGAAFSKHLGIERLFRDAHAGAVMAPTVDVLREFIGKSLLGMPLF
- a CDS encoding PhnD/SsuA/transferrin family substrate-binding protein, yielding MSKTIWVGAVAYNPKVVSIWEGMRRYFHEEAHLPVEVVLFQSYEAQVLALLAQPGEAVPRIDIAWNTNLAYLQADEWSGHACRAIAMRDTDLGWMTKIVAVTGGPISTLADLKNRTLALGSRDSGHAAILPVHFLEQQGMREGRDYRALRFDSDVGKHGDTGTSEVEVVRAVLDGRADAGAIGSPFWNTVRNDRLVPEGGLRELWSSPAYNHCMFTARPDLDADRERRFVEALSAMSYENPVHRSILDAEGLQRWLTPHLDGYAALRQAAAQQGFFQQAFAKSA
- a CDS encoding VOC family protein, whose amino-acid sequence is MNQKQLRTTLAHPTPELPVEDVERAQQHYRDALGFEIGWLYPGGDIGAVSRDNVAIFFRRRGRPFEPAVHWVFAADIDATYEELHSRGARIVEPLEKKPWGIRQFTVEDIDGNRFYFHCD
- a CDS encoding radical SAM protein, whose product is MKAAIDLDVGRKTFASGLLMELIAALHRSRPGDLIAVVGDEESIGPELETWSRFTGNPLLETTVENGRTRWVFRYGTVPVPAEDNRPVGSRLWLYTNFDCNLHCDYCCVRSSPTAPRRELGLARIQRITREAAELGVKEIFVTGGEPFLLEDIGDILLSCSAAAPTTVLTNGMLFAGRRIESLRALPRERIVLQISLDSATPGRHDLHRGPGTWARAREGIQYARAQGFRVRLAATVSTDAEAEEFRQLLDEEKIAAEDRVIRRIALRGAASDGVAVTRADLVPEVTITADGVYWHPVGAEDADLLVTRDIFPLSESFAAVRRAFDREGEHTNKLARIFNCA
- a CDS encoding TIGR04282 family arsenosugar biosynthesis glycosyltransferase is translated as MKPESETVVGSSCSDRVLVIMAKAPRPGAVKTRLASALSPAAVTDFYCCLMDDTLALARSLGDLEVAIMCPDTDVNELAQLAGSAASVVAQKGEGLAAGLISVFAHFAEDRRRRTIAFNSDSPHLPRSVLEDAFETLAAYDVIVGPTHDGGYYLVGAKASHPALFAGDGMGTSSALERLLSRARALELSVGFADPFWDIDVADDLTRLAAELRLAPARAPRTAGWLKEWELAVAHLRTGTGEL
- a CDS encoding glycosyltransferase family 2 protein, which codes for MRVSVIIPTHNEAEAIERVLADLPSDLTTEVIVVDSNSNDGTPEIAARMGARVVQEPRRGYGRACLTGLATANSPDVVVFLDGDYSDRPSELPILLAPITEGRADITLGSRLQERGSVGALPWHQVFGNRLAACLIRLLYGLDISDLGPFRAGRADVLRALALEETTYGWAVEMILKGAVAGFRVVEVPVSYHPRIGKSKIGGTLKGTVGAAWFILSLIARYYLRHRRAGTPRPA
- a CDS encoding DoxX family membrane protein — its product is MMAANLSPAQNQTTGATSLRDATSGLAIVRLTLGAMFIWVFFENLAKGLYTSGGYAGLISYYLKASHAPAAWKAVMGLAAKHAAIAAPMQGLTEISLGILLVIGLLTRPAAFVAFLFLGSLWISELGTAWIWELLVPVLASLGLAVGRAGRRWGVDALLSRRWPSSPWW